From Clostridium sp. SY8519:
CCCCCTCCAGCACGACTCTCGCCTTATCAACATCCAGCCCCAGGTCAACAAGCAGAGGAAACCCGCCGTACTTGATATACAGATAGTAGACCTCTTCCAGGTCATACAGCAGGTCATTGGTACCGCTGAACCTGCGTTCCTGCAGCGGCGCATCCGGATTCATGTCCCGGAAGCCGTGGGACTCGATAAATTCACCGAAGGACAGGGGCAGCACAGAGATCTCCTCATACAGGGCTTCTTCCTGCACCGCCTGCAGCTGGCCGGAATAGATGCTTTTATTGGAAGAAGCCAGGAAAATATCATAGGACGGATCTTCGGTCAGCACATTCACCGCCTCTTCCCAGCCGCGCACATGCTGGATTTCATCCAGCAGAAGAATCATATTCTCTTGCTTCTGCCGCGTAATATACTGGATCAGCTCCTTTGCCGACATGGCCGGAAAATCAATAGACTCAAAATTAATCCGTATGACCCGGGTCTTTTCCTGCCCATGCTCTGCCAGATACTGTTCCAGCAGACGCAGCACGCAGGTCTTTCCGCATCCGCGGGGTCCGGTGATAACCTTCAGCTTCCCGTTGCCCAGGCTGGCAATCAATCGTTTTGTGTAACTTTCCCTTTCCCGCAGTATAAATTCTTTCATCGCAATCCCCCACTGCTCCGTTGAAAAAATAAAATCTGTAACCTACTCGCTTTTGTGAATGTTTTTTGTTTATAATCAAAGTTATTAACATTCAAGTCATAAATTCTTATGTTAATTTCAAAACAATCTGGGATAATCAAAAATTTATATCCGATTTTTCTCATTTTTTACCTGGAGATTAATTTAATAATAAATGATTTTCCCATAAACTTCAACTGTCGCCGCTCCCGCAGCAAAGTTTCTCCTGTGAATTGGTCAAAAAAACGAACCGGCCAGCAAACCGCTGTCCGGTCCGATTGTTCAGAATTTTTCTTCTATACTCTTTTCCAGTCAGCGAACCTTAATCTGATCCACTGCCTCACGGATTTCGTCATCATTCATTTCCAGCATATCCGGAATTTCGATGATGCCTCCCTTTTCGGCTGCTTCCATTACTTTGGCATACAGGAGCACGGACAGCGCATGCGGCATCTGAATTCCCACCGGGAACAGTCCGCCGGATTCTGTCTGGATCACTACCTGGTCCATCTTTTTCGGTTCCAGAATGCAGCCGGTGCAGTTCATAAAAAACTGCAGCGGTTTATTTCCGTCTATCACAGTAAAAGTTTTCATAAAAAAGCCCCTTTCGGTATACAAAGAATTTTCCTGTCCGGTAGACAAGTATAGGACTTTTTCTGAAAAATGCAACTGGTTACTGTCCGGTCATTCTGTTTCCTTCCGAACATCTCCCTGCCCCGGTTTCTCCCTGATGATCTGCTTCGGAGCGGATCCCGTCCACCAGAATACCCACCACCTGATCCAGTGCTTCCTGGTAAGTAATCCCGTTCTGCACCAGTACGTCCTGCTGAAAAAAACGTTCCAGAGAGCTTTCCATCATGGTCTTGAATACCGGAATCGAAAACCTGCGCAGTACCCCGGACTCCATGCCTTCTTCCAGAAGGCGGATGGTTTCCTCCCAGTCATTTTCCAGGCGTTCCGTCAGATGACGGTAGATTTCCGGATATTTGTCCCGGAGGATATAGAGCTTCTGAAAGTTCAGACTGCGGTACCGTTCCGGCATGGCGCCTAGGAGCCGCCGAATCCGTTCCGCCGGATCGAGATCCGGATCCTGCAGTACCTGCTGTTCACTGGTTTTAATGGAATCAAACAGATAATCCACGGCCTCGTGATACAGGGTCATCTTGTCTTTCAATACAACATACAGGGTCTTTTTACTCATTTTCAGGGATCTTGCCAGCTGGTCCATGGTAAATTTCACACCGTATTCCTGAAACAGGCCGATGGCCGCCTCAATGATTTTCGCCTTCTGTGCATCCATGTCTTTTTCTCCCGCGCAGAAACTGAGCCGAGCTTTCCGGTTTCCTCATTTATGTTAGCATTCCCTCCGGCTTTTCGCAAGAATGCACCGGCTTCGCCCGCTTCTCAGATTTCCTCCGGTTTCGCCTTGTTCCCCGGCTTGACATCTGCCCTGTGCTGTTCTACTCTGAAAAAAAGCAAGGAAAGGAATCCGAATTATGAACCCACCTGTTATGGCAGACTGGCGAAATTCCAGCCTGTTTCTGGATATTCCGGATGCTGAACTCAAAAAAGCATGGTCTGCACTCCATGCCTTGGAAAAAAACTACGCAAAAGATGCCGTAATCTACTCCGCCGGCGATACGGTATCATCACTGGGGCTGGTGCTGTACGGGAGCGTCCGGATCGAATCCATGGATCTTCTGGGCAACCGGCGCATCCTCAGCCATATCCGTCCCGGTGATGTCTTTGCCGAAACCTATGCGTTCCAGGGGGACCTGCCCCTTTTAACAGACGCGGTAGCCAACGAGGACTGCCGGATTTTATTCCTGGAGACCAGCCGGAAAACCCTGTCCCGCTACCACGGCCAAATCTGGCACGAACGGCTGCTGATGAACCTGCTTGCCATTTCCAATCAGAAAAACTTCCATCTGGCCGCCCGCAGTTTCCACACGTCCCCTCACAACATCCGGGACCGGGTGATCGCGTTTCTGTCTTCCCAGGCGGTATCCAGCCACAGCAGTGAATTTGATATCCCTTTTGACCGGCAGCAGATGGCGGATTATCTGAATCTGGACCGCAGTGCCCTCTCCAAGGAGCTGGGACGCATGCGCAGAGATGGCCTGATTGATTTCCGCAAAAATCACTTCCGGATTCTGCGCATTCCTCACGCTGACTAGGCTTCCGGCTGCCGGTTTTCACCTCAGGACAGGATTCCGGCAGCCGGATTTCGCTTGGACCGGGCTTTCGGAAACTGGATTTCGCTTGGACCAGATGTTCCGGACGCCGGACTTCACTCGAATCAGGATTCCGGCAGCCAGATTTCCCCGGAATTTCCCGGAACCGTCAGACAGAGCCTTCCCTGTTCCGATCCTGCCGCCGTACCCCACAGCGCGCCGCGATACCGGCCAAAGCCCAGATCCGGAACATTGATTTCTGCCGGCGCATCATCGTTATTCACGGTTACCAGCACCGCTTCCCCGTCCAGATACCGGGCAAAAGCATACTGGCGATTCGTCAGATAAAGCTCCTGATACTCTCCGTAGGACAGCGCCCGGTTCTGCCGGCGGATCCGTCCCAGGGCCGCAATCAGCGCCGTGCACGGATTCTCCCGGACCGCATCCGCGTAATCGGACAGATTCAGCGCCGGACGCAGGGCGTCATCCGAATCCGGTCCCTTGCATCCTTCCAGGCCGAATTCTGTTCCGTAATAAACTGCCGGCACACCGGGCAGTGTGTATACCAGAATCTGTACCGGCGTGTAATGCGCCTGATTGTGAAGCATCGACATGATTCGATTGAAATCATGGTTATCCGAGAAATTATACAGTCCCAGTCCGGCAGTCCTGCTTCCTCCCATATCATACAGACGTTTCACGTTATGGGCGATTTCAAAATAATTGTGATCATTATGCGCAGAATACAGCGCTTTGTGCAGGACAAAATTGGTCACCGCGTGGAGATGTTCCGGATTGGCCCACCGGATATACTCTCCGCCAATGACCTCTCCCATCAGCCAGAAGTCCGGCCGGATCTGGTCTGCCTGCATTCTGAGTTCATGCATAAAGCCGAAATCCAGTACATTCGCCGCGTCCAGCCGCAGTCCGTCGATCGCAAACGTATCCACCCAGAACTGCACCGTCTCCTTGTGATAGCGAACCACCTCCGGATTGCACTGGTTCAGTTTGGGCAGCAAATTGTATCCGCCCCAGTTTTCATAGCTGAATCCGTCCCCGTACTCATTATTTCCGGAAAAATCCACATTTCGGTACCAGTCCCGGTACCTGGACGCTTCACGGTTTTTCTTCAGATCCTGAAACGCAAAAAACTCTCTGCCCGTATGATTGAATACGGCATCCAGAATCACCCGGATTCCCCGGCTGTGGCACTCTCTGACAAAAAGCGCCAGATCCTCATTGGTTCCCAGCCGTCTGTCCACTTTCCGGTAATCCGTGGTCTCATACCCATGTCCCACAGATTCAAGCAGCGGCCCGATGTACAGCGCGCTGCACCCGATTTCCACCATATGATCCAGCCAGGGAATGAGCGTCAGCAGCCGATGCTCCACCGGTCCTCCCTGATTCTGCTTCGGAGCCCCCGTAAGCCCCAGCGGGTAAATATGATAAAAAACAGCCTCTTCATACCATGCCATAATTCTGACTTCCTTCCTGTATGTTCTGATCGGCGTCTGCCGATTTCCTTCGTCTCTCTGATCCGGTCCGACTGACCGGTTAAAATTATAACATATTCTGGCGGCAGAATGTCTGTTTCCTTTCTTTTCACAGGTTCCGAAAAAAACACGCCGGCTTCTTCAGAAGAAACCGGCGTGTCCCCGTATCTTTACTCAAACTTATAAGTAAACAGCATATCCAGCACCTCATCCAGCAGCCAGCACCTGTCGTTTTTCACAATCTCATAGGGAAGCAGAAGTGTAAGGAACCTGTCATAGGCCGGTCCTTCCTGCTCATTCTCCCTGCGGAACATTTCCAGCGACGCAATGGACGCCGCCATCTCCTGTCCTTCCACCACATACAGATACGGCACGCCGGCAAACGCGTCCATCATATTTGCAACATCCGCGCCCTCATCCATGGAATAAATGGTATGGGTCACACCATTTAACGCAGTGAAATGGTACAGCGGCGCGCCGGCCCACTCCCGCTTGATTTCAATCAATTTGGTGATGTATCTCTGATCCGGGTAGGTCAGTACCACCGGATATTCCTGCACGCCGGTGTCTTCGATCGCCTCGATAATCTCCGGGTCCGCTTCCATATCTATGGCCATATGATTCCGGATCTTTCCTTCTATGTAATCGTCCACAGACGCCGTGCCGATCAGTCCGATCTGCGTCTCATTCCCGGAAGATACCTCGTAAATAAAAAAAGACGGCCGGTGGTACTGATACAGCTCTCCGCTCCGAATTTTCTCATTTACATTGTCCATGTCCAGATCGGTGACTACCGCCACATTGTCCTTATCCGGACGAAATGCCCTTACTGCCTTGATATCTGCCATGCTAAACTACCTCTTTCTGATACTCAGGTTTCCCGTTTATCTCTCTGCAAGGATATTATATACAATTTCATGGCAGATCGTTCTGTTCTGTTACGTCCTGTTTCATGCAGTATTTGCATAACTGTGCCGGCTGACTGCCGCGTTTCCGGTTCGTCAGCTGATCACAGGCACCCAGTCGGTCCACACACTGCCGGGACGCATCCCCTTGTTCCGATACCGCCGGCACTGCGGCTCCACCTGAATCATGGTCTGGGTCCCGGGAATTCCGGAAATCCCGGTGATATAATAGATGCTTCTGTCTTCTTTCCAGGCATCCAGCAGGTGCCTGGTGCTGAATCCGTTCTGCTTCAGGTATTCGGTAATTTCTGAGGTGTCCGTGTACTCCATCTTTTCCTCCCGTATCTGCAGTCTGCCGGCTTTCTCCGCCGTCCGGGCAGATCTGACGTATTTCAGCCGGAAACATATTCCGCCCCGGTTTTTTTCCTGCAACAGCGTATCACAGATTTTTTTCTGATTGCAGTCTTGACTTTTCACCGGTCCATGCATTATCTTATCCACTGCACGCGGTTCGGATCCTGTGGAACTCCATGTACAATGTGTCCATTTTCCGGATATCTTTCAGGACAGTCTGGCCCTTTTTCCTTTGCATTTTTTCATGCACAATAAAGGTGGCAGCTTCTGTCTGCCACAGCAACCCGTAAACAATCAAATTCCCGTGAGGTGATGTACATCCATGACAAAAGCAAAGACTGCCGGAACCGCCGCACTGCTGGTATCCGCTTTTTTCTGGGCAACTGCATATATTTTTGTCAAACAGCTGATTGCTGATATCCCACCCTGTTTTCTGCTGGCTGTCCGTTATGCCATCGCTGCCGCCATCATGCTGGCGGCCTATCTGCCGAAACGCAGGCTCCTGACCTGGAAAATGGTGCTTTCCGGTACGATTATGGGGATTTTTCTTTTCGGGGAATTCTTTACCTTTACCGTAGGGCTTCAGTATACCACTACCTCCCGTTCTTCCCTGCTGATCGCCTCCTATATCATCCTGCTTCCCCTGGCCTACTGGCTCATCCGGCGCAGGCGCCCCGCCCGGATTGATGTCCTGACCGCTGTGGTCTGCATGGTGGGCGTATGCTTTATCGTAGGAGGCAATCTGGGCGGATTCCAGATCGGTGATATCTACTGCCTGGCCTGCGCGATGTGCTATGCCATCTACATTGTAGTATCCGCCAAATACTCCCGGGAGTATGATACCGGTCTGCTGAATGCCATCCAGATCACCGTCACCGCGGTCCTCTCCATCTTCTGCTCACTGATTGTAGGGGATTATCACGGCGGCATCACCCTGCCTGCGTTTGGCGGACTGGTCTATCTGGCTGTCGTCTGCACCATTCTCCCCTTCTTCCTGTGCCTTTTCGGCATGAAACGTGTTTCTACCACAGCCAGCGGGATCCTTCTTTCTTTTGAGAGTGTCTTTGCCGCCGTCATGGGCGTCCTTCTTCTGCATGAACTGTTCTACTGGCAGCTGGGGGTGGGCGCCGGCATTGTCGTCTTTTCCTTCTTTCTGCCGGCAGTTATCCGCAAGGCAAAACCAAGGCTGTAATCCCCGGATCCGGCCTGACGCAAACACAGTTCACGCATCAGCCGGGCGCAGCCAGAGGGCTGACTCCTGTCAGAATTCCCTCCGGCTGCGCCCGGTTTTTACTGCATATTACTGATCTGCCGGCGGTCTCATTCCTCCTTTTTCTGAAAACTTCCGGTACAGACTGCCTGCCCGCCGATCATCACATGAATCCCATCCACCCGGCTTTCTGCCCTGCCCCAGAGATGTCCCAGCCGATGCATATGCTCCCCCTGGAGAATGCGCACCTGCGTGTCTGCCGCAAGGAATCCCCTGCTGTACAGCAGGGCGGTCAGTCCGGCATTGGCCGTGCCTGTGGCGCATTCTTCCGCAATTCCGTACAGAGGTGCGAAATTGCTGCAGCGGATCTTCCTCTCCTGCAGTTCTTCGATACAGCTCATATGCACCCCTACTGCCTGCAGCCGCCGGGAGATTTCACACACCGCCTCCGCGTCCTGCTCTGCCCGCAGCAGCGTCTCCTGATCCCGGACAATCATATGAATGTCCGGAATCCCTGCTGTAATCTTCTGCACCGGCAGCCGGTCTGCGTCTGCCAGATCTTCCGGCGTCAGTCCGTATGCCCGGCACAGTTCCGCCGTCTGTTCCCCTGTCAGCACTTCCTCCGGCTGCGGCATACCGAAATCGATCCAGATACGGTCCGGTTCTGCCAGAACCCGGTAACTTGCCTCCTGTGTTTCCAAAATCCACCGGCCCGGCGCCAGTATGCCCCGTTCCAGAAGCAGCGCAAAGGAAGCAACGGTTGCGTGGCCGCACATTTCGATCTCCCGCAGCGGGGTAAAATAGCGGATCCGAACGGTATTCGAACCAACGGACTGTACAAAGGCGGTTTCCGAATAATTCAGCTCTGCCGCCAGCCGCTGCATCGCCTCTTCCCTGAGGCCGCTGCCGCAAACCACAGGAGGCGCCGGATCTCCCGGCGCCTCCTGCAGTACAACGCCAGCCGCATTCCCCTCATCCGGAGCAGATGCAAATGCCTGCATTGTATAAACGTATGTCATTTTCTCTCCATCCATTCTCAGTCATCCGCTCTGCGGATCACTGCGTCTTTCCACATTTTTCTTCTGTATCCGGCCAGACCGTTATTCTTTCACATCTGCAGCCGGAACTTTTTCCTTGCCCACGACTTTACGGATAACAACCAGAACACCCAGCATAATTGCAACTGCAATGATCAGAGAAATCACCGGATTCTTCAGCAGTGCCGCGATCACATAGCAGATTGCGGATACCGCTGCTACTGTCAGCGCGTACGGCAGCTGTGTATTGACATGATTGATATGATTGGACTGCGCTCCCGCGCTGGCCATAATCGTGGTATCAGAGATCGGTGAGCAGTGGTCGCCGCATACCGCGC
This genomic window contains:
- a CDS encoding DMT family transporter — its product is MTKAKTAGTAALLVSAFFWATAYIFVKQLIADIPPCFLLAVRYAIAAAIMLAAYLPKRRLLTWKMVLSGTIMGIFLFGEFFTFTVGLQYTTTSRSSLLIASYIILLPLAYWLIRRRRPARIDVLTAVVCMVGVCFIVGGNLGGFQIGDIYCLACAMCYAIYIVVSAKYSREYDTGLLNAIQITVTAVLSIFCSLIVGDYHGGITLPAFGGLVYLAVVCTILPFFLCLFGMKRVSTTASGILLSFESVFAAVMGVLLLHELFYWQLGVGAGIVVFSFFLPAVIRKAKPRL
- a CDS encoding TetR/AcrR family transcriptional regulator encodes the protein MDAQKAKIIEAAIGLFQEYGVKFTMDQLARSLKMSKKTLYVVLKDKMTLYHEAVDYLFDSIKTSEQQVLQDPDLDPAERIRRLLGAMPERYRSLNFQKLYILRDKYPEIYRHLTERLENDWEETIRLLEEGMESGVLRRFSIPVFKTMMESSLERFFQQDVLVQNGITYQEALDQVVGILVDGIRSEADHQGETGAGRCSEGNRMTGQ
- a CDS encoding Crp/Fnr family transcriptional regulator, which translates into the protein MNPPVMADWRNSSLFLDIPDAELKKAWSALHALEKNYAKDAVIYSAGDTVSSLGLVLYGSVRIESMDLLGNRRILSHIRPGDVFAETYAFQGDLPLLTDAVANEDCRILFLETSRKTLSRYHGQIWHERLLMNLLAISNQKNFHLAARSFHTSPHNIRDRVIAFLSSQAVSSHSSEFDIPFDRQQMADYLNLDRSALSKELGRMRRDGLIDFRKNHFRILRIPHAD
- a CDS encoding alpha-amylase family glycosyl hydrolase, producing MAWYEEAVFYHIYPLGLTGAPKQNQGGPVEHRLLTLIPWLDHMVEIGCSALYIGPLLESVGHGYETTDYRKVDRRLGTNEDLALFVRECHSRGIRVILDAVFNHTGREFFAFQDLKKNREASRYRDWYRNVDFSGNNEYGDGFSYENWGGYNLLPKLNQCNPEVVRYHKETVQFWVDTFAIDGLRLDAANVLDFGFMHELRMQADQIRPDFWLMGEVIGGEYIRWANPEHLHAVTNFVLHKALYSAHNDHNYFEIAHNVKRLYDMGGSRTAGLGLYNFSDNHDFNRIMSMLHNQAHYTPVQILVYTLPGVPAVYYGTEFGLEGCKGPDSDDALRPALNLSDYADAVRENPCTALIAALGRIRRQNRALSYGEYQELYLTNRQYAFARYLDGEAVLVTVNNDDAPAEINVPDLGFGRYRGALWGTAAGSEQGRLCLTVPGNSGEIWLPES
- a CDS encoding PhzF family phenazine biosynthesis protein — encoded protein: MTYVYTMQAFASAPDEGNAAGVVLQEAPGDPAPPVVCGSGLREEAMQRLAAELNYSETAFVQSVGSNTVRIRYFTPLREIEMCGHATVASFALLLERGILAPGRWILETQEASYRVLAEPDRIWIDFGMPQPEEVLTGEQTAELCRAYGLTPEDLADADRLPVQKITAGIPDIHMIVRDQETLLRAEQDAEAVCEISRRLQAVGVHMSCIEELQERKIRCSNFAPLYGIAEECATGTANAGLTALLYSRGFLAADTQVRILQGEHMHRLGHLWGRAESRVDGIHVMIGGQAVCTGSFQKKEE
- a CDS encoding DUF1015 family protein; the encoded protein is MADIKAVRAFRPDKDNVAVVTDLDMDNVNEKIRSGELYQYHRPSFFIYEVSSGNETQIGLIGTASVDDYIEGKIRNHMAIDMEADPEIIEAIEDTGVQEYPVVLTYPDQRYITKLIEIKREWAGAPLYHFTALNGVTHTIYSMDEGADVANMMDAFAGVPYLYVVEGQEMAASIASLEMFRRENEQEGPAYDRFLTLLLPYEIVKNDRCWLLDEVLDMLFTYKFE